Proteins encoded within one genomic window of Citrobacter amalonaticus Y19:
- the cobO gene encoding cob(I)yrinic acid a,c-diamide adenosyltransferase, which produces MSEERYQQRQQRVKDRVDARVAQAQDERGIVIVFTGNGKGKTTAAFGTATRAVGHGKKVGVVQFIKGTWPNGERNLLEPHGVEFQVMATGFTWETQNREADTAACLAVWEHGKRMLADPQLDMVVLDELTYMVAYDYLPLEEVISALNARPHHQTVIITGRGCHRDILELADTVSELRPVKHAFEAGVKAQMGIDY; this is translated from the coding sequence ATGAGTGAAGAACGCTATCAACAACGCCAGCAGCGCGTGAAGGACCGGGTTGATGCCCGGGTTGCCCAGGCGCAGGACGAGCGCGGTATCGTGATTGTTTTCACCGGCAACGGGAAAGGAAAAACCACCGCCGCTTTCGGCACGGCCACCCGCGCGGTGGGACACGGTAAAAAAGTCGGCGTTGTGCAGTTTATTAAGGGAACCTGGCCTAACGGCGAGCGTAACCTGTTGGAACCGCACGGCGTCGAATTTCAGGTGATGGCGACCGGGTTTACCTGGGAGACACAGAATCGCGAAGCCGATACAGCGGCCTGTCTGGCGGTGTGGGAGCACGGAAAACGGATGCTTGCCGATCCGCAACTGGACATGGTGGTGCTGGACGAGTTGACGTATATGGTGGCATACGACTATCTGCCACTTGAAGAGGTGATTAGCGCCCTGAATGCGCGCCCGCATCATCAGACGGTGATCATCACCGGTCGTGGCTGCCATCGGGATATTCTTGAGCTGGCCGATACCGTCAGTGAACTGCGTCCGGTCAAACATGCCTTTGAAGCAGGGGTCAAAGCCCAGATGGGTATTGATTATTAA
- the rluB gene encoding 23S rRNA pseudouridine(2605) synthase RluB, with protein sequence MSEKLQKVLARAGHGSRREIESIIAAGRVSVDGKIATLGDRVEVTPGLKIRIDGHLISVKESAEQICRVLAYYKPEGELCTRNDPEGRPTVFDRLPKLRGARWIAVGRLDVNTCGLLLFTTDGELANRLMHPSREVEREYAVRVFGEVDDAKLRDLSRGVQLEDGPAAFKTIKFSGGEGINQWYNVTLTEGRNREVRRLWEAVGVQVSRLIRVRYGDIPLPKGLPRGGWTELDLAQTNYLRELVELEPETTSKVAVEKDRRRMKANQIRRAVKRHSQVSGGRRAGGRNNNG encoded by the coding sequence ATGAGCGAAAAGTTACAAAAAGTGCTGGCGCGCGCTGGCCACGGCTCCCGCCGTGAAATTGAATCCATCATTGCTGCAGGTCGCGTCAGTGTCGACGGCAAAATCGCCACGCTTGGCGATCGCGTTGAAGTGACGCCTGGTCTGAAAATTCGTATCGACGGTCACCTGATTTCGGTGAAAGAGTCGGCGGAACAAATTTGTCGCGTTCTGGCCTATTACAAGCCGGAAGGCGAACTGTGTACGCGTAACGATCCGGAAGGTCGTCCAACGGTCTTCGATCGCTTACCGAAACTACGCGGCGCGCGCTGGATTGCGGTAGGGCGTCTGGACGTCAATACCTGCGGTCTGCTGTTGTTCACCACCGATGGTGAACTGGCGAACCGTTTGATGCACCCGAGCCGTGAAGTTGAGCGCGAATACGCGGTGCGCGTTTTTGGCGAGGTTGACGACGCTAAACTGCGCGATCTGAGCCGTGGCGTGCAACTGGAAGACGGCCCGGCGGCGTTCAAAACCATCAAGTTCAGCGGTGGCGAAGGGATCAACCAGTGGTACAACGTCACCCTGACAGAAGGGCGCAACCGTGAAGTGCGTCGCCTTTGGGAAGCCGTTGGCGTGCAGGTAAGCCGTCTGATCCGCGTGCGCTATGGTGATATTCCACTGCCGAAAGGCCTGCCGCGCGGCGGCTGGACGGAACTGGATCTCGCCCAGACCAACTATCTGCGAGAACTGGTGGAACTGGAGCCGGAAACCACCTCGAAAGTGGCGGTGGAGAAAGATCGTCGTCGCATGAAGGCGAATCAGATTCGTCGTGCGGTGAAACGCCACAGCCAGGTGAGCGGTGGCCGTCGTGCTGGCGGTCGTAATAACAACGGTTAA
- a CDS encoding YciN family protein, with product MRKETQPIDRETLLIEANKIIREHEDTLAGIVATGVTQRNGVLIFSGDYFLDEQGLPTPKSTAVFNMFKHLAHVLSEKYHLID from the coding sequence ATGCGCAAAGAGACACAACCTATCGATCGCGAAACACTGTTGATTGAAGCCAACAAAATCATTCGTGAGCATGAGGATACGCTGGCCGGTATTGTTGCCACCGGTGTCACCCAGCGAAATGGGGTGTTGATCTTCAGTGGGGATTACTTTTTAGACGAGCAAGGTTTGCCGACGCCAAAGAGCACCGCCGTGTTCAATATGTTTAAACATTTGGCGCATGTACTTTCTGAAAAGTATCACCTGATCGATTAA
- a CDS encoding L-threonylcarbamoyladenylate synthase, with protein sequence MSQFFYIHPDNPQQRLINQAVEIVRKGGVIVYPTDSGYALGCKIEDKGAMERICRIRQLPDGHNFTLMCRDLSELSTYSFVDNVAFRLIKNNTPGNYTFILKGTKEVPRRLLQEKRKTIGLRVPSNPIALELLQTLGEPMLSTSLMLPGSEFTESDPEEIKDRLEKQVDLIIHGGYLGQQPTTVIDLTDDSPVVLREGVGDVKPFL encoded by the coding sequence ATGAGCCAGTTTTTTTATATTCATCCTGATAACCCACAGCAGCGCCTGATCAACCAGGCGGTCGAGATTGTGCGTAAGGGTGGGGTGATTGTGTATCCAACCGATTCCGGTTATGCGCTCGGTTGTAAAATTGAAGACAAAGGCGCGATGGAGCGGATTTGCCGCATTCGCCAATTGCCGGATGGGCACAACTTCACTCTGATGTGTCGCGACCTGTCCGAGCTGTCGACCTATTCGTTTGTCGACAACGTGGCTTTTCGCCTGATCAAGAACAATACGCCGGGCAACTACACCTTCATTCTGAAAGGAACAAAAGAGGTGCCGCGTCGGTTGTTGCAGGAAAAACGTAAGACCATCGGTCTGCGCGTGCCGTCGAACCCGATCGCCCTCGAGCTGTTGCAGACGCTGGGCGAGCCGATGCTCTCCACCTCGCTGATGTTACCAGGTAGTGAATTTACCGAGTCCGATCCGGAAGAAATTAAAGACCGACTGGAAAAGCAGGTGGACCTGATTATTCACGGCGGTTATCTGGGCCAGCAGCCGACGACGGTTATTGATTTAACCGATGATTCCCCGGTTGTCTTGCGCGAAGGCGTCGGAGACGTTAAACCTTTCTTATAA
- the sohB gene encoding protease SohB, whose product MELLSEYGLFLAKIVTIVLAIAAIAIIIVNVAQRKRQRGELRVTNLSEQYKEMKDELAMALLDSHQQKLWHKAQKKKHKLEAKAAKVKAKQGDSGTSDKPRVWVLDFKGSMDAHEVSSLREEVTAVLAVVKPQDQVVVRLESPGGVVHGYGLAASQLQRLRDKKIPLTVTVDKVAASGGYMMACVADKIVSAPFAIVGSIGVVAQIPNFNRFLKGKDIDIELHTAGQYKRTLTLLGENTEEGRQKFREDLNETHLLFKDFVHRMRPTLDIEQVATGEHWYGQQALDKGLIDEINTSDEVILGLMEGREVLNVRYLQRKKLVDRVTGSAAESADRLLLRWWQRGQKPLM is encoded by the coding sequence GTGGAATTGTTGTCTGAATATGGGCTATTTTTAGCAAAAATTGTGACCATTGTGCTGGCTATTGCGGCGATTGCCATCATTATCGTGAATGTTGCCCAACGTAAGCGCCAGCGCGGCGAACTGCGGGTTACCAACCTCAGCGAACAATATAAAGAGATGAAGGATGAACTGGCGATGGCGCTGCTGGACAGCCATCAACAGAAACTCTGGCATAAAGCGCAAAAGAAAAAGCACAAGCTGGAAGCGAAAGCCGCCAAAGTCAAAGCCAAACAGGGCGACAGCGGCACGTCGGATAAGCCGCGCGTCTGGGTGCTGGATTTTAAAGGCAGCATGGATGCCCACGAAGTCAGTTCGCTGCGTGAAGAGGTGACGGCTGTTCTGGCGGTGGTGAAACCGCAGGACCAGGTGGTGGTGCGACTGGAAAGCCCTGGCGGCGTTGTCCACGGCTATGGTCTCGCCGCATCACAACTGCAACGCTTACGTGACAAGAAAATCCCGCTGACCGTGACGGTGGATAAGGTCGCGGCAAGCGGCGGTTACATGATGGCCTGCGTGGCGGACAAAATTGTCTCCGCCCCCTTTGCGATTGTCGGCTCAATTGGCGTGGTCGCGCAGATCCCCAACTTCAACCGCTTCCTGAAAGGAAAGGATATCGATATCGAGTTGCATACCGCCGGACAGTACAAGCGGACGCTGACGCTGTTGGGTGAGAACACCGAAGAAGGGCGGCAGAAATTTCGTGAGGATTTGAACGAAACCCATCTGCTGTTCAAAGATTTTGTCCATCGTATGCGTCCGACTCTGGACATTGAGCAGGTCGCCACCGGCGAACACTGGTATGGACAGCAGGCGCTGGACAAAGGACTTATTGATGAGATAAATACCAGCGACGAAGTGATCCTGGGGTTGATGGAAGGACGAGAGGTGCTGAACGTTCGTTATCTGCAGCGTAAGAAACTGGTGGATCGGGTGACGGGCAGTGCCGCTGAAAGTGCCGACCGCTTGCTGCTGCGCTGGTGGCAGCGCGGACAAAAACCGCTGATGTAA
- a CDS encoding YciK family oxidoreductase, protein MHYQPKQDLLHNRIILVTGASDGIGREAALTYARYGASVILLGRNDEKLRHVADMIAQQTGHQPPWFTLDLLTCTADDCHHLAQRIAAQFPRLDGVLHNAGLLGDVCPMIEQNPQVWQQVMQVNVNATFMLTQALLPLLLKSDSGSLVFTSSSVGQQGRANWGAYAASKFATEGMMQVLADEYQNRPLRVNCINPGGTRTGMRANAFPTEDPQKLKTPADIMPLYLWLMGDDSRRKTGMTFDAQPGRKPGIAQ, encoded by the coding sequence GTGCATTATCAACCGAAACAAGACCTTCTGCACAATCGCATTATTCTGGTGACTGGTGCCAGCGATGGCATTGGCCGCGAAGCAGCCCTGACCTACGCCCGCTACGGCGCCAGCGTGATTTTGCTTGGCCGTAATGATGAGAAATTGCGCCACGTCGCCGACATGATTGCCCAGCAAACGGGGCACCAGCCACCGTGGTTTACGCTCGATCTGTTAACCTGCACCGCTGATGATTGCCATCACCTGGCGCAGCGCATCGCCGCACAGTTTCCGCGTCTGGACGGCGTCTTACACAATGCCGGATTACTGGGCGACGTCTGCCCGATGATCGAACAAAACCCGCAGGTCTGGCAGCAGGTGATGCAGGTTAACGTCAATGCGACGTTTATGCTGACCCAGGCACTGCTTCCTTTATTGCTTAAGTCAGATTCCGGATCGTTAGTCTTCACCTCCTCAAGCGTAGGCCAACAGGGCCGCGCCAACTGGGGAGCCTACGCAGCCTCTAAATTTGCCACCGAAGGGATGATGCAGGTGCTGGCGGACGAGTATCAAAATCGCCCGCTGCGCGTGAATTGCATCAACCCGGGCGGCACGCGTACCGGAATGCGCGCCAACGCCTTTCCGACGGAAGATCCGCAAAAGCTCAAAACACCCGCCGATATTATGCCGCTGTATCTGTGGCTAATGGGCGATGACAGCCGTCGCAAAACCGGCATGACCTTCGACGCCCAACCGGGCCGCAAACCAGGAATCGCCCAATGA
- the trpE gene encoding anthranilate synthase component I, whose protein sequence is MQTSKPTLELITCDAAYRKNPTELFHQVCGDRPATLLLESADIDSKDDLKSLLLVDSALRITAIGDTVTIQALTDNGTALLTLLDAALPAGVENEHQDGGRVLRFPPVSPLLDEDARLCALSVFDAFRLLQELVNVPAQEREAMFFGGLFAYDLVAGFEDLPQLEAGNRCPDYCFYLAETLMVIDHQKQSTRIQASLFSDNDAEKQRLTARLAHLSQQLTEPAPPLPVIPVPQMRCECNQSDEEFGAVVRSMQKAIRAGEIFQVVPSRRFSLPCPSPLAAYYVLKKSNPSPYMFFMQDNDFTLFGASPESSLKYDSTSRQIEIYPIAGTRPRGRRADGSLDRDLDSRIELEMRTDHKELSEHLMLVDLARNDLARICTPGSRYVADLTKVDRYSYVMHLVSRVVGELRSDLDVLHAYRACMNMGTLSGAPKVRAMQLIAEAEGRRRGSYGGAVGYFTAHGDLDTCIVIRSALVEDGIATVQAGAGIVLDSVPQSEADETRNKARAVLRAIATAHHAQETF, encoded by the coding sequence ATGCAGACATCAAAACCGACACTCGAACTCATTACCTGCGATGCCGCCTATCGTAAGAACCCGACGGAGTTGTTCCATCAGGTTTGCGGTGACCGTCCAGCAACGCTGCTGCTGGAATCGGCGGATATCGACAGTAAAGACGATCTCAAAAGCCTGTTGCTGGTGGATAGCGCGCTGCGCATTACCGCTATCGGTGACACTGTCACCATTCAGGCTTTAACGGATAACGGCACCGCACTGCTGACACTGCTGGATGCGGCGCTGCCTGCAGGCGTTGAGAATGAACATCAGGACGGGGGCCGCGTGCTGCGTTTTCCACCGGTCAGCCCGTTATTAGACGAGGACGCGCGTCTGTGCGCACTCTCTGTATTTGACGCCTTCCGCCTGCTGCAGGAACTGGTCAACGTCCCGGCGCAGGAGCGTGAAGCCATGTTCTTCGGCGGTCTGTTTGCTTACGATCTGGTTGCCGGTTTTGAAGATTTACCGCAGCTTGAGGCAGGCAACCGCTGCCCGGACTACTGTTTCTATCTGGCAGAAACGCTGATGGTTATTGACCATCAGAAACAAAGCACCCGCATTCAGGCCAGTCTGTTCAGCGATAACGACGCTGAAAAACAGCGCCTCACCGCGCGACTGGCCCATCTGAGCCAGCAACTGACGGAACCTGCGCCGCCGCTGCCGGTCATTCCGGTGCCGCAGATGCGCTGCGAGTGCAATCAGAGCGATGAAGAGTTTGGCGCAGTGGTGCGCTCGATGCAAAAAGCGATTCGTGCCGGGGAAATTTTCCAGGTGGTCCCATCGCGTCGTTTCTCTCTGCCCTGCCCGTCGCCGCTGGCGGCCTATTATGTGCTGAAGAAAAGTAATCCCAGCCCGTACATGTTTTTTATGCAGGACAACGATTTCACCTTATTTGGCGCGTCACCGGAAAGCTCGCTGAAATACGATTCCACCAGCCGTCAGATTGAAATCTACCCGATTGCCGGCACGCGCCCTCGTGGTCGTCGCGCCGACGGTTCCCTTGATCGCGACCTCGACAGCCGTATTGAACTGGAGATGCGCACCGATCATAAAGAGCTTTCCGAACACCTGATGCTGGTTGACCTGGCGCGTAACGATCTCGCCCGCATCTGTACGCCGGGCAGTCGCTACGTGGCTGACCTGACCAAGGTTGACCGTTATTCTTACGTCATGCACCTGGTCTCCCGCGTGGTCGGCGAACTGCGCAGCGATCTCGATGTACTGCACGCCTACCGCGCCTGCATGAACATGGGCACGCTCAGCGGTGCGCCGAAAGTGCGGGCAATGCAACTGATTGCCGAAGCCGAAGGCCGCCGACGCGGCAGCTACGGTGGCGCAGTCGGTTACTTCACCGCGCACGGCGATCTGGATACCTGCATTGTTATCCGTTCTGCGCTGGTGGAAGACGGTATCGCCACCGTCCAGGCCGGTGCCGGTATTGTGCTCGATTCTGTTCCCCAGTCAGAAGCCGACGAAACCCGTAATAAAGCGCGCGCGGTCCTGCGTGCCATTGCCACCGCGCACCACGCACAGGAGACTTTCTGA
- the trpD gene encoding bifunctional anthranilate synthase glutamate amidotransferase component TrpG/anthranilate phosphoribosyltransferase TrpD — protein MADILLLDNIDSFTYNLADQLRTNGHNVVIYRNHIPAQTLIERLATMKNPVLVLSPGPGVPSEAGCMPELLTRLRGKLPIIGICLGHQAIVEAYGGYVGQAGEILHGKASSIEHDGQAMFAGLTNPLPVARYHSLIGSNVPAGLTINAHFNGMVMAVRHDADRVCGLQFHPESILTTQGARLLEQTLAWAQQKLEPANTLQPILEKLYQAQTLSQQESHQLFSAVVRGELKPEQLAAALVSMKIRGEHPNEIAGAATALLENAAPFPRPDYLFADIVGTGGDGSNSINISTASAFVAAACGLKVAKHGNRSVSSKSGSSDLLAAFGINLDMNADKSRQALDDLGVCFLFAPKYHTGFRHAMPVRQQLKTRTLFNVLGPLINPAHPPLALIGVYSPELVLPIAETLRVLGYQRAAVVHSGGMDEVSLHAPTIVAELHDGEIKSYQLTADDFGLTPYHQEQLAGGTPEENRDILTRLLQGKGDAAHEAAVAANVAMLMRLHGEEDLKANAQTVLEVLRSGSAYDRVTALAARG, from the coding sequence ATGGCTGATATTCTGCTGCTCGATAACATCGACTCATTTACCTATAACCTGGCAGATCAGCTGCGTACCAATGGTCACAACGTGGTGATTTACCGTAACCATATTCCGGCTCAGACCCTGATTGAGCGTCTGGCAACCATGAAGAACCCGGTTCTGGTACTTTCTCCCGGCCCAGGCGTACCCAGTGAAGCAGGCTGTATGCCGGAACTGCTGACGCGCCTGCGCGGAAAGCTGCCGATTATCGGCATCTGCCTGGGCCATCAGGCGATTGTTGAAGCCTACGGCGGCTACGTCGGCCAGGCCGGCGAGATCCTGCACGGTAAAGCGTCCAGCATTGAACACGACGGACAGGCGATGTTTGCCGGTCTGACGAATCCGCTGCCGGTTGCGCGCTATCATTCACTGATTGGCAGCAACGTTCCCGCAGGACTGACCATTAATGCCCATTTCAACGGCATGGTGATGGCGGTACGCCACGACGCCGATCGCGTTTGCGGCTTACAGTTCCACCCGGAGTCCATTCTGACCACTCAGGGCGCGCGTCTGCTCGAGCAGACGCTGGCCTGGGCGCAGCAGAAGCTGGAACCAGCGAATACACTGCAACCGATCCTCGAAAAACTGTATCAGGCGCAAACCCTGAGTCAGCAGGAAAGCCATCAGCTATTCTCCGCCGTGGTACGCGGTGAACTGAAGCCGGAACAGCTGGCTGCCGCCCTGGTCAGCATGAAGATCCGCGGCGAGCATCCGAATGAGATTGCCGGTGCGGCAACCGCCCTACTGGAAAACGCCGCACCGTTCCCACGCCCTGACTATCTGTTCGCCGATATCGTCGGTACCGGCGGTGACGGCAGCAACAGCATTAATATTTCAACCGCCAGCGCCTTTGTTGCGGCGGCGTGCGGCCTGAAGGTGGCTAAACACGGCAACCGCAGCGTCTCCAGTAAATCCGGTTCGTCGGACCTGCTGGCCGCCTTCGGTATCAATCTCGATATGAATGCCGACAAATCGCGTCAGGCGCTGGACGACCTGGGCGTCTGCTTCCTGTTTGCACCGAAATACCACACCGGTTTCCGCCACGCGATGCCGGTACGCCAGCAGTTGAAAACACGTACGCTGTTCAACGTGCTGGGGCCGTTGATTAACCCGGCGCACCCACCGCTGGCGCTGATTGGCGTCTACAGCCCTGAACTGGTTCTGCCGATTGCCGAAACTCTGCGGGTGCTGGGGTATCAGCGCGCTGCGGTCGTGCACAGCGGCGGAATGGATGAAGTCTCCCTGCATGCGCCAACTATTGTGGCGGAGCTGCATGACGGCGAGATCAAAAGCTATCAACTGACGGCGGACGACTTCGGCCTGACCCCTTACCATCAGGAACAACTGGCAGGCGGCACGCCGGAAGAAAACCGTGACATTCTGACACGCTTACTACAAGGTAAAGGTGACGCCGCCCACGAGGCTGCCGTTGCCGCAAACGTCGCAATGTTGATGCGACTGCATGGTGAAGAAGATCTCAAGGCTAATGCGCAAACCGTTCTCGAGGTATTACGCAGTGGTTCCGCTTATGACCGAGTCACCGCTCTGGCGGCAAGAGGATAA
- the rnm gene encoding RNase RNM yields the protein MSDTNYAVIYDLHSHTTASDGRLTPEALVHRAVEMRVGTLAITDHDTTAAIPAASEEISRSGLALNLIPGVEISTVWENHEIHIVGLNIDIENPAMRTFLAQQAERRQQRARLIADRLEKAHIAGAWEGALRLADGGVVTRGHFARYLVECGKATTLADVFKKYLARGKTGYVPPQWCTIEQAIDVIHHSGGKAVLAHPGRYDLSAKWLKRLVAYFAQHRGDAMEVAQCQQSPNERTQLATLARQHQLWASQGSDFHQPCPWIELGRKLWLPAGVEGVWQTWEQPQNTTVREV from the coding sequence TTGAGCGACACGAATTATGCAGTGATTTATGACCTGCACAGTCACACAACGGCATCTGATGGACGACTGACGCCAGAAGCGTTAGTTCACCGGGCCGTCGAGATGCGCGTAGGCACGCTGGCGATTACCGACCATGACACCACAGCCGCGATTCCCGCGGCAAGCGAAGAAATTTCACGTTCTGGCCTCGCACTGAACCTGATCCCAGGCGTTGAGATCTCGACGGTCTGGGAGAATCACGAAATTCATATCGTGGGTCTGAACATCGACATTGAAAATCCGGCGATGCGCACGTTTTTAGCGCAACAGGCGGAACGACGGCAGCAGCGCGCGCGACTCATCGCCGACCGACTGGAAAAAGCGCATATCGCTGGCGCATGGGAAGGCGCATTGCGCCTGGCCGACGGCGGTGTGGTGACCCGCGGTCATTTTGCCCGTTACCTGGTGGAGTGTGGCAAAGCGACCACCCTGGCGGATGTCTTTAAAAAGTATCTTGCGCGCGGGAAAACAGGATACGTTCCGCCACAGTGGTGTACAATAGAACAAGCTATTGATGTCATTCATCATTCTGGCGGTAAGGCGGTACTTGCTCATCCAGGCCGGTATGACCTTAGCGCTAAGTGGCTGAAAAGGCTGGTGGCGTATTTTGCGCAACATCGCGGTGATGCGATGGAAGTCGCACAGTGCCAGCAGTCTCCCAATGAGCGCACGCAACTGGCCACGCTTGCCCGCCAGCATCAGCTATGGGCATCGCAGGGATCTGATTTTCATCAGCCTTGTCCGTGGATCGAGTTGGGCCGCAAGCTCTGGCTGCCGGCAGGCGTTGAAGGCGTCTGGCAGACGTGGGAGCAGCCGCAGAACACCACAGTGAGGGAAGTATGA
- the trpCF gene encoding bifunctional indole-3-glycerol-phosphate synthase TrpC/phosphoribosylanthranilate isomerase TrpF: MQTVLAKIVADKAIWVETRKQQQPLASFQNDVQPSTRHFYDALQGARTAFILECKKASPSKGVIRDDFDPARIAGVYKHYASAISVLTDEKYFQGSFDFLPIVSSIAPQPILCKDFIIDPYQIYLARHYQADACLLMLSVLDDEQYRQLSTVAHSLKMGVLTEVSNEAELERAIALGAKVVGINNRDLRDLSIDLNRTRQLAPKLGQGVTVISESGVNTYAQVRELSHFANGFLIGSALMAHDDLNAAVRRVLLGENKVCGLTRPEDAKAACESGAIYGGLIFVPSSPRFVSDEQARAVQSAAPLQYVGVFRNHDIADVCEKAAQLSLKAVQLHGREEQAYVDALRAALPEGVQIWKALSVGDTLPVRDYQHVDKYVLDNGQGGSGQRFDWSLLQGQSLDNVLLAGGLGADNCVDAAKTGCAGLDFNSGVESQPGIKDARLLASVFQTLRAY, from the coding sequence ATGCAAACCGTTTTAGCGAAAATCGTCGCAGACAAGGCGATTTGGGTGGAAACCCGCAAACAGCAGCAACCGTTGGCCAGTTTTCAGAACGATGTCCAGCCCAGCACGCGTCATTTTTATGATGCCTTACAGGGCGCGCGTACGGCTTTTATTCTGGAGTGTAAGAAAGCCTCTCCGTCCAAAGGCGTTATCCGCGATGATTTCGACCCGGCGCGGATTGCCGGGGTGTACAAACATTACGCCTCCGCCATTTCCGTTCTGACCGACGAGAAGTATTTCCAGGGCAGTTTCGATTTCTTGCCAATCGTGAGCAGCATCGCCCCGCAGCCGATTCTGTGTAAGGACTTTATTATCGACCCTTACCAGATCTATCTGGCGCGCCACTATCAGGCGGACGCCTGCCTGCTGATGCTTTCCGTTCTCGACGACGAGCAGTATCGCCAGCTCTCTACCGTAGCACACAGCCTGAAAATGGGCGTGCTGACGGAAGTCAGTAATGAGGCCGAACTGGAACGCGCCATCGCGCTCGGCGCAAAAGTGGTTGGGATTAACAACCGCGACCTGCGCGACCTGTCGATTGATTTGAATCGTACCCGTCAACTGGCACCGAAACTGGGTCAGGGCGTGACGGTGATCAGCGAGTCGGGGGTCAATACCTACGCTCAGGTTCGTGAGCTGAGCCACTTTGCCAATGGTTTTCTGATTGGTTCTGCGCTCATGGCGCATGATGATCTCAACGCCGCCGTACGTCGCGTTCTGCTTGGCGAAAATAAGGTCTGCGGCCTGACGCGTCCGGAAGATGCCAAAGCCGCCTGCGAATCTGGCGCAATTTATGGTGGACTGATCTTTGTCCCTTCGTCTCCGCGCTTTGTCAGCGATGAGCAGGCCCGCGCGGTGCAGTCCGCCGCCCCGCTGCAATACGTCGGCGTGTTCCGCAATCATGATATCGCCGATGTTTGCGAAAAAGCGGCGCAGCTTTCGCTGAAAGCCGTACAACTGCATGGCCGCGAAGAACAGGCGTACGTCGATGCCCTGCGCGCCGCGCTCCCTGAAGGTGTACAGATCTGGAAAGCGCTGAGCGTCGGTGACACCCTCCCGGTCCGCGATTATCAGCATGTCGACAAATACGTGCTGGATAACGGCCAGGGCGGGAGCGGTCAGCGTTTTGACTGGTCGTTATTGCAGGGACAATCGCTGGATAACGTGTTACTGGCAGGCGGTCTTGGCGCGGATAACTGCGTCGACGCGGCGAAAACCGGCTGTGCCGGTCTCGATTTTAATTCTGGTGTAGAGTCACAGCCGGGCATCAAAGATGCACGCCTTCTGGCCTCGGTATTTCAGACACTGCGCGCATATTAA